The genomic DNA ATTTGGAAGAAAGAATAAATTATTTTCGTTATACGATGATGACGCCATTTAAGGAAATGTGGAATTTAATAAATGTTCCTTTAAAGGCAAAGCAAGAAAATGGTTATGACGTTTTAATGGCCACGAAAATGCTAGGTTACGCAGATATTTCTAACGATAAGCAAATTCAACAAGGGTTATCTATCTTAAAAAATAATAATGCCTATATGGTAGCTGAGAATACTATCAAAACCTGTATAGAACATGCTAATAAGGCAGGTTTGAAAGTGAATGCTGATGAAATAAAGTTTGGATTGTATGTTGCAGATCCATATAAATTAAAACTTCAGAAGGGATATACAGGATTCGGAGGCATTCCTGGGTTTATTACGGTGAATATTTATCCAAATGATTATAATTTACCTAAAATTCCTGCTGTTATTGCTCATGAATTTCATCACAATATTCGTTTTTCTTATTTTGATTGGGATCATGGAAATGTAACAGTGGGAGATTATCTTGTCATAGAAGGCTTGGCCGATTCTTTTGCGAAAGAACTGTATGGAACAGAACAGTTTGGACCTTGGGTGACTAGTATGGACAAAGACGATTTAGAGTATTCGATCTTTGTTATTGGAGAAGCTTTAGAAATTAAAGGATTTGCTGAAGTAAGTAGCTATATGTTTGGTGATGAGATTGCCAAACAAGAGGGATATCAACCTGTAGGTCTTTCCTTTTGTGCTGGTTATGCGGTAGGTTATGAAGTTGTTCAATCTTTCATGAAAAAGCAAAATAAAACAATATATGAAACAACCTTATTTTCTAGTGACGAGATAATTAATGGATCTGGCCTATTTTCTTCTTGATGGAGTGATATATAAGGATAAACTGAAGTTTCGTGCTTCTTCTCTATAAATAGGAGAACAGGCAACTTTGGTAAATTTTCAGCATAAGCTTGCTCTAGCTACTTATTGGGGAGATGGAAGCACCACATCATCGGATGAAATACGTGTAAATTTCATCGTTACATGCTGAAGCAAATCCCCATTATGGGACGGGTAAAGGAGCAACTATTTATCGGTTTACAAGTGATCAATTTTCTTCTTTTTATACGAAAGTCATTTTTAATGACTTTTTGGGAAAAAATCGGATCTCACAAAGATGAACTTCAATAAAGAAAAGCAGGGTAAGTACAAAATGCCTATCCTGCCATAATCTATAGGCTTTCTTTATCTACGTCCACAACTTGATAAATATATCGTAGATTTTTATTCTTTTCTACCTTAGCTTTTTCTTTTAACCCTTCTATTTCTTCTTTCGTCAATAAGCCTTTGTCTACAAATAAATCGGCTAATAACTCAATATAGCTTTTGTGGTACAAAGTCAAAGATCGAATATTTTGTGCTTCAGGATAATTAAGTGGTCTTCGAACATCATCTTCAGTATCATACTTATCTTCCACAATGACTAATCGATACTTAATTGAACCGTCCTCATGTTCAGACCAAATATTTAAACCAAAACGCATTTTTATAGGATTCTCGTTAATACCCTCACGAATGACCGTAAAGTATTTCTCTTCATTCTCATTCAAGCCTTCAATTCGATCCGCAATGTCTTTAGTAACAATAACTTTGGCATTTATTATAATAGCATCATCACTCAAAGTCTCTTCGTATTCATATGGAGTTAGTTCTATATCCTTAATCAAAAGCCTATCAATTTTGACATTTTCTTCTTCAGATATTGTAAAGAAATACATTCTACCATCAGAATTATTGCTATAGCTGTATGAAGTATTACTTATTTTGTATTTTCTTATTC from Robertmurraya sp. FSL R5-0851 includes the following:
- a CDS encoding DUF2268 domain-containing protein, producing MSMTYKLINTLEQYEELLAITDLEERINYFRYTMMTPFKEMWNLINVPLKAKQENGYDVLMATKMLGYADISNDKQIQQGLSILKNNNAYMVAENTIKTCIEHANKAGLKVNADEIKFGLYVADPYKLKLQKGYTGFGGIPGFITVNIYPNDYNLPKIPAVIAHEFHHNIRFSYFDWDHGNVTVGDYLVIEGLADSFAKELYGTEQFGPWVTSMDKDDLEYSIFVIGEALEIKGFAEVSSYMFGDEIAKQEGYQPVGLSFCAGYAVGYEVVQSFMKKQNKTIYETTLFSSDEIINGSGLFSS